The genomic region GTTATGAAGGTGAATGAACAAGTAAAGAAATATTTACCTTTATAAGCACTATCAAGATTTCATTTTTGTTTACTGATAATTTAATTCAttagtataatataaatactaCTTTATCTTAAAACGTATCTATTAAACTATAATGAATCATAGTGAACTAAACTAGCTCTAAATAGTGCTATCATAAATCTGAAAACGCTGTATATGCaaaatactatttatattatattaaaacCCAATTAAGATAATAAATCActaaattaatattaaaaaaatacGATATTGACATAATACTACTTTTAATGGAATTGTAAAAGGAGCTTCTTACTTACCATGATGTTAAATTTTtgtatattaaatattatattatgTTGAAAGTTTTTGTTTTACTATGCCACAAAATGAAAAGATTAATAGAATTAAAAAACTCTACTACATTAGTAACTAATAGGTCTATTATTAAAACAAGTAAATATTCAATATTTAAAACACTCTACATTTCTTTTATCCAAATTTAGATCAGGAATTTTAATACACTTCGCCGTGAAACAGAAAATCCAATGAAAATAGAATTTAAAAGAGTTAACAGTAAATTGAAAATATACTTTTCTGAATAAAATGAATATGAAAACTATAACATTAAAGTAGTATTAAATTTAGGATAAAAATTTATCACTACTTAAGTATTGAGAATAATgaaaatattttataatccTAAACTGTTTCACTTTAATCCCTTTAAAGAAACTGGCTTTATATAGGAACCTAACTAATTAGATCCCTATAAGTAAAGATTAAATAAGTAATAACATTCCTTcaatttatattttaaaatatCAAGGAATCTTCATTATCACTGAAAAAGAGATTATCATGTTTCAAGAATTTTAAAAATgtaattattaataatataagtAAACTAGTAAGTCAAAGACAGTTCTTCTTAAATCCTTTACAGGAACataaaatttaatattaagtaaTTATTACTATTAACTTAGGTTTATTACTAATAGTAGATTTATATCCCGAAATACTGTTTGGTTAACATATTTAGATTTGGCCTGTAATATAGTGGAAAAACAATTATAATATTACCTCTAAGTGAATATGCCAAAATATTTGATAATCTTAATAGTAATCTGGAAATACACATATCAATTAATTAAGTAGTATTTCAAGACTTATCTATGGAAAGAAGGATGAGAGCTTAATTTATCAGGGAGAAATTAATAGCAATAGTAAGTTATTACCTTTAAGTTTATAATTAAGTAAATGTAAACTAAGGTTATTATAATAGAAAGAATTTGATTCGCGGTAATAGTCATTTAGGTATAATATTATATCTTATGACGCAATTACATTtattaaatagtattatcATAGAAAATACAGTAAGGTGTACCATAATGAAAGGTAATAAGAGGTttttaaagaaaagtataCAATTTTTAAAGGTATAGAAACTTTTGGAATTAAAtgctttttatttaatatatacAGAGCTTTGctaataaataaaaatagaTAAGCCCTATTCtaaaaagaccaaaaaatTCGTTATTTCTTAAAAACCAACCGaatataataaattattGAGctaaatttaattaaaagaatAAAGTACCAACATAAAGACTGAACagatattaattaataacCTTTTCTGTTTTATATATCAGAAACTCCAAATTATGAAAATATCAAATTAGTTTTTATAATTTAGTTCCTTAGTTTGTGTTTTCTTACAATTACTAATAAAATATGAACATTTAAAAACAAATTGGATACAGTTACCTTCATGATATTtagctttattttataaactGAATTAATATTTTATCAAATCAAATAAAACAAAAATATTAAATCATGAACAACTATAATCTAGACCATACTTCATAAAGGGGCTCCTTATTTAGAGAGACCTAACTAATTAAGCTTTTATCAATACAGTATAGTATAGTATAATCTTTATTTGACTTATTTAATAAATGAATATACCTAACTTCCAGCACTATTGCGTTTCATTGTAATAATTAATCAgtagtataatatatagcaTATCTTTAACTTTATGATATCATTTAacttatttataatatttttatttttaacCTTAATTTTAGtttaaattttttttaaaatttatagTTTTATTTTTAGCGCTTGATAGGTAAGCTCTGCGACAACGCAACAGTTATACTATACCAACTGATTTATTTGTAAGCTGAAGATGAAAAAGAGAGGAAATTCCAACAATACTTGCAAAGCAAAGCTTTTTGACAGGGCAAAGCTTTGACTACTTGCTCTGGCTCCCAAAGTCCCAATACCCCACGTAGCCCGCACGTGCCCGGTATCCAGTCCGTCAGTGTCAGTGTCAAGCCAGTGCCGTGAcatttatttttattttcattTTCTCATAGTATATAGAGTTACTACTAAAGTATATTTTATATTGCTAGCATCTTTCATAGGGTTTCTTCAAATTTAAATTATACATAAAGATAGCTGGAACATTAGCATCTACTTATTTTATAACTTAAATAGACTTTTATAAAAACACTATCTACCTATATAAATTTAAGTTCTTATAAGTAGAGAAATTTATctaatatttcttttacagATAAATTTCTAATTTTAGTAAGTACTTTTTAAAATTGTCAATTAAAATCTACATTTTCATAAAGTGGTTCAAACTAGTATTCACTTAGAACTCTGTAAGggttttttttaaaaaacATTAATAGCTGAAGTTACCATTAAACTTATTTTTAATGCCTTCAACGTGTTTTCTTTATAGCTTTTTCAATGTTCCCCCTTTCTTACCTATTTATTCTGCTATACTTTCTTCTGGCCCCTGATCGATAGACATTGTTCCTTTATTACTATTGCTTGCCCTTTTGCCCAGTGGTGGGTTCAGTTCTGAACCCCGAGCAACCGCTCCCCGCTTGACTTCGAACATAAGCCCATTTCTGCCTCAATCGGATATTACACTTTCCGGCACTACCCCCTCTTTTCTCACGGCACTTGTTATTAAACACTGGGAACTCAAATCACCGTCTATCCATAAAGAATGGAGCTGCTCCCGTCCCCGTCAGACCATGGTCGAGTACCACCGTTCAAGTCATATTATCATCGACTTACCCATCTTAACAGAAGTCCTGCTTTGCATTCTGTTACATTGACGATGCCTTCCACGAGTCACATCAACATCTGGGCTGTTCTTGCTGCCACAGTCCAACTAGCTGCAGGCATTCCTTTGTCACCGGCCGCAGCAGACTGCAACCGCGCCGTTCTGGCAGAGGCAGCAGACGCCTATGTTGCTAGCCAGAAAGCTGGCAGCCTGGCCCCCCTGCAAGAATTTGTTGCCAGTGGTTGGGAGTACGAGGAGAACAACAAGCGTATTGATGCAACGAAGTCCGTTCTGACACAAGGATTGGCCATTGACCACCGACGTACCATCTATGACCTCTTCGACTGTGCCACATTCACTGAGCTCATTGCCGCAAACAACTCACAGCCACATGTGATTGGCACTCAAATCCGCCACGGTGCGGACGGCAAAGTAACCCTCATTGACAGTGTCGCCTCCACGACTGGGTCATGGCTCTTTAATGCTCAAAATACGCTCAAATACGCCCTTCAGGAGAAATGGGACATCATCCCTGAGGGAAAGCGGGACAGCAGAGAGAAGATCAAGGCGGCCGGCGACGCCTACATGTCGATGTGGGATGATGCCAAAGCCTCGAGTCTCGTTCCCTGGGGGGCGCCGTGTGCGAGGTTGGAGGGCGGCGCTTATACAGGCAGAGGTGATGAGGACACATGCAGGCAAGGAATCCCGACAAACAGCAGCCAGTCACCCAATACGCGCCGCCGCTATGTTATCGACGAGTCTATGGGGTCTGTCAATATTCTTTGTGTTTGGGAGCACATGATGAACGCGGCCGACAGTCATGAATTCCGCCTTGAGAACGGAAAGGTACGATATATTCACACTATGACTGAGTGTGGAGGCCGAGTATGCAGGCTGTAGGGAGCAAATAGCGAACTGTAGAGGAGCAGCTATTATTCTGCTGAAGCATGTTCAAGGTCTTGTTAATCGATTGGTTTATGGTGTAAATTAGGTAGACTTacgaaaagcaaaaaaaccGAGATGCTCCAGGCTTTTAGAAAACCATGATGCTTAGTACCTGTGCTGTGGGAAGCGACTATTCTCATTGTCGAGAGAGGAAGCCCCTGAATATATGTGAAACCTCAAGGCACATTTGGCATTTGTGTGATGGACCAATCCGGCCTTTCATTATTCCGTCCAACTACCAAGCAATGCCAAGCAGATGCTGTCAAGACAGCTATTGTATATACACCACATAAGCATCATCCTTCGTATCAGCCCCCCAAGACCAGTATCATAAAACTGATACTACGCTAGATACATACATGCACGCTCAAATAGTGACCAAAATAACTCACTGCCTTCTTAACACCCAAAGAAAACCGATACACAGAGCTAAAACCTGCCCGAAATCAATCCATGTTTAAAGCCTCCTACTAACAGTGATAGCTACGAAGAAAAACTGTGTCTGGACCTCACCAAAAGCTGCACCACCCTATATAGTGCTGGCAGAGATTCTCAAGCTTGGTAGCCTCAATGATCAGCTTATTAACCTGATCTTTAACAAGAAGCTCTTCGTTCGGCTTGAAATCACGACCCGTGAGTTTCTGGGAGACCCGGTCAAGCACTTCGACAGCCCGCGCATTTTGCACCTCCGCAATCTCGATGGGGCCATGGACACCGTCATTGGTTATGCTTGGGAGCGGCGCGGCGGATGAGTTTGTACGCGCACGGCTACGCGCCCCGGTCAAGCCTTCGGGACCAGCTTGTGCTGCCAGGAACTCAGTCGGGGCCATCGGAGCCTCCAGTATGGAAGGCCGACGCACCCGTGCTGCCTGGGGCCCGGCAATAGCTTGCTCTCTCTCCGAATTGAAATGTGGTCCAGCGGGACTGGCCGGGTTGGTAAGACGCCACGTGAGTAGCGGGTCGTGAATGAACTAAAGTTACGAGTTAGTACAAGAGACGATATATGGCTATAGGTGGTTCAACTTACAGCCTCGAGAACGGCCATAACGCTCTCCTTATTGTCACGCAAGACTCTCATCACGTGTTCGCATGTAATCCGGAAGCTGCCCTCGATGTTGCTAACCTCCATGGCATAAGTAAGCATGCGGGTAAGCCTAAAAGGCACCCGCTCCGGGTACTTCTCACGCTTCATCGCCACCTCAAAGCAGTCGCCAAAGTCAATGTGAATGATCTTGCCCGTGATGCGGTCCAGCATCAGGTTGCTCGGATGACGGTCGCCCAAGCCCAGGATGTACCCGACCATCGACATGACGCCGAGGGAACGCGTGTAATTAGTTCGCCTGTCTAACCAGGCTTCGGAGCTCTTGCTCTTCAGCCACAAGACCCGGTACAGATCCTGACCCGTTGTGTTATCAAGGGCATACCCAAACACTTCTACCTTCTGCATGAGTGTGAGGTTATCGTAGTCGGGCGCCATCTGAAGCATGATCCGATGCTCGATGTTAAGGAGAATCTTTCTTGACTCCCGATAATCACGGATAAGCTGGTGGATCGTGTCGCTGTCTGGGACCCAGCCGAGAAGACCCGAGTTTTGCGACAGCGGAATAGCCGGGTAACGTTGGATGTTGAGATGACGCTTGTAGCATTCCGAGTCGTTGGCCAAGAGCGTGTTGCAGAGGCCGAAGAGCTGCATGACACGCTCATCCTGTCTGATGTCCTCATGACCTTTGAGCAAGAAAGTGTACGTCTTACCGTCACTTCCAACAATGTCAAGTTTTCGCGGACgttgcttgctgctgatgacCGTAAAGGTGCCGTCAAAAGACATGATTCGGACAACCTCTTGGCCGCTGCGATACGTTCCCGGCACCGCGAGCTCCAGGTCCCTGGCCTGGAGCAGGTCCGGAGAGCAGTAGGTCAGCTCCAGTGTGGTCATCTGTGGAAGCTGCCGGCTGATACGACGGAAAACCTGGTAGTACAGGTCCCAGGCTTGGTTCAGGTCATTGACGTCCTCTGTTTCGCGATATTGCCGGCACCACTCGCGAGCCTCACCCAGATCACGGCCGAACGTCTGTGTAAATGAAACCTCCCGGAGGGTTTGAGGGCCCTTTTCGAGCAGGTCGTGAAGGGGCTCGAGGGCATCAAACATTCCCTTGATATTGTGATCGCCAAAGTAGAGCCGGGAAGCCTCCTCCAGACCCTCATGCCATAGCTCGTGCCAGAGGACCGCGGTCCTAATAAGCTCGCGGCTCACCGTCTCTGCTTGCTCGACCAGCTTACAACTGTGCTGACGGATTGTCTCCATAATGAGGCTGGCGGTCTTGGACCTGCGCGTGCTTTGTCGCGACTTCATGGCAACCGTCAAGGGGTAGACTAACGCCTGGGGGTGCGCACGACCGACATCAGACAACAGAGCATGGATCGACGCCTGAACCTTCTTGTTAGGTTGGGTAATGCGAGCGATCAACTGTGGAATGACCTCAAGCCAAGTATCAACGCTGACACGACTGAAGCCCTCTGTCACAGTACTGGCGACATCGGGGTTGCCACCATATGTAAGCCAGAGTGTGAGCAAACGCAGCGTGTCTTGCAGAGAGCTTCCCGAAGAGAGCGAAATAGACTCGAAAAAGCCATGCACAGCAGGCACGGCATACTGGATGATGACGCCGCTGTC from Podospora bellae-mahoneyi strain CBS 112042 chromosome 4, whole genome shotgun sequence harbors:
- a CDS encoding hypothetical protein (EggNog:ENOG503PAJW) — its product is MELLPSPSPALHSVTLTMPSTSHINIWAVLAATVQLAAGIPLSPAAADCNRAVLAEAADAYVASQKAGSLAPLQEFVASGWEYEENNKRIDATKSVLTQGLAIDHRRTIYDLFDCATFTELIAANNSQPHVIGTQIRHGADGKVTLIDSVASTTGSWLFNAQNTLKYALQEKWDIIPEGKRDSREKIKAAGDAYMSMWDDAKASSLVPWGAPCARLEGGAYTGRGDEDTCRQGIPTNSSQSPNTRRRYVIDESMGSVNILCVWEHMMNAADSHEFRLENGKVRYIHTMTECGGRVCRL